A single genomic interval of Oryza sativa Japonica Group chromosome 7, ASM3414082v1 harbors:
- the LOC107281635 gene encoding protein STRICTOSIDINE SYNTHASE-LIKE 10, whose amino-acid sequence MAPKLHPAELTESKCGRPLGLRFHNTSGNFYIADAYRGLMRVGPRGGEATVLATEADGVPFKFTNGVDVNQVTGEVYFTDSSTRFQRSQHERVTATGDSTGRLMKYDPTTGYLDVLQSGMTYPNGLALSADRSHLVVALTGPCKLVRHWIEGPKAGTSEPFAELPGYPDNVRPDGKGGYWVALHREKTETPYGSDTHLLAVRIGRKGKILQELRGPKNVRPTEVIERSGGKLYLGSVELGHVAVVKAT is encoded by the coding sequence ATGGCTCCCAAGCTCCATCCCGCGGAGCTCACCGAGAGCAAGTGCGGCCGGCCGCTCGGCCTCCGGTTCCACAACACCTCCGGTAACTTCTACATCGCCGACGCGTACAGGGGCCTCATGCGTGTCGGCCCGCGCGGCGGGGAGGCAACGGTGCTCGCCACGGAGGCCGACGGCGTGCCGTTCAAGTTCACCAACGGTGTCGACGTCAACCAGGTCACCGGCGAGGTCTACTTCACCGACAGCAGCACGCGCTTCCAGCGATCCCAGCACGAGAGGGTCACTGCCACCGGCGACTCCACGGGCCGCCTGATGAAGTACGATCCGACGACGGGCTACCTCGACGTGCTCCAGTCCGGAATGACGTACCCCAACGGTCTCGCGCTCAGCGCCGATCGGAGTCACCTCGTGGTGGCGCTGACGGGGCCATGCAAGCTGGTGAGGCACTGGATCGAGGGCCCCAAGGCCGGTACGTCGGAGCCGTTCGCCGAGCTGCCGGGCTACCCGGACAACGTGAGGCCCGATGGGAAGGGAGGCTACTGGGTGGCGCTGCACCGCGAGAAGACCGAGACGCCGTATGGCTCGGACACCCACCTCCTCGCCGTAAGGATCGGTCGCAAGGGGAAGATCTTGCAGGAGTTGAGGGGGCCGAAGAACGTCAGGCCAACGGAGGTGATTGAGAGAAGCGGCGGCAAGCTTTACCTGGGTTCAGTTGAATTAGGTCATGTCGCCGTTGTTAAGGCTACTTGA
- the LOC107281636 gene encoding protein STRICTOSIDINE SYNTHASE-LIKE 10, which translates to MGAVLGTGRVGTLTRVALTIVVFLLLLPSHALAAAVAKDTSATLVETLPLPTTLVGPESVAFDKFGDGPYSGVSDGRILRWDGADEGWTTYSHSPGYNVAKCMAPKLHPAELTESKCGRPLGLRFHNTSGNLYIADAYKGLMRVGPRGGEATVLATEADGVPFKFTNGVDVNQVTGEVYFTDSSTRFQRSQHEMVTATGDSTGRLMKYDATTGYLDVLQSGMTYPNGLALSADRSHLVVALTGPCKLVRHWIDGPKAGTSEPFAELPGYPDNVRPDGKGGYWVALHREKTESPYGSDTHLLAVRIGRKGKILQELRGPKNVRPTEVIERGGGKLYLGSVVHYISITLIRKKKAKFTIEH; encoded by the exons ATGGGCGCCGTCCTCGGCACCGGGAGGGTGGGGACTCTGACTCGGGTGGCGCTGACGATCGTCGTCTTCCTGCTGCTCCTGCCATCGCACGccctcgccgcggccgtcgcgAAGGACACCTCCGCCACACTGGTCgagacgctgccgctgcccacgACGCTGGTCGGCCCGGAGAGCGTCGCGTTCGACAAGTTCGGCGATGGCCCCTACAGCGGCGTCTCCGACGGCCGCATCCTCCGTTGGGACGGCGCCGACGAAGGTTGGACGACGTACTCCCACTCCCCGGGGTACAACGTCGCCAAGTGCATGGCTCCCAAGCTCCATCCCGCCGAGCTCACCGAGAGCAAGTGCGGCCGGCCGCTCGGCCTCCGGTTCCACAACACCTCCGGTAACCTCTACATCGCCGACGCGTACAAGGGCCTCATGCGTGTCGGCCCGCGCGGCGGGGAGGCAACGGTGCTCGCCACGGAGGCCGACGGCGTGCCGTTCAAGTTCACCAATGGTGTCGACGTCAACCAGGTCACCGGCGAGGTCTACTTCACCGACAGCAGCACGCGCTTCCAGCGATCCCAGCACGAGATGGTCACGGCCACCGGCGACTCCACGGGCCGCCTGATGAAGTACGACGCGACGACGGGCTACCTCGACGTGCTCCAGTCCGGAATGACGTACCCCAACGGCCTCGCCCTTAGCGCCGATCGGAGTCACCTCGTGGTGGCGCTTACGGGGCCGTGCAAGCTGGTGAGGCACTGGATCGATGGCCCCAAGGCCGGTACGTCGGAGCCATTCGCCGAGCTGCCGGGCTACCCGGACAACGTGAGGCCCGACGGGAAGGGAGGCTACTGGGTGGCGCTGCACCGTGAGAAGACGGAGTCGCCGTACGGCTCGGACACCCACCTCCTCGCCGTGAGGATCGGTCGCAAGGGGAAGATCTTGCAGGAGTTGAGGGGGCCGAAGAACGTCAGGCCAACGGAGGTGattgagagaggcggcggcaagcTTTACTTGGGTTCAgttgt TCACTATATTTCCATTActcttattagaaaaaaaaaggcaaaatttacTATAGAACATtga
- the LOC4343515 gene encoding oxygen-evolving enhancer protein 3, chloroplastic, translating to MAQAMASMTGLSQGVQLPAGPRRAGGRSRLAVVRADAAAADVQTGRRAVLGLVATGIAGGALAQAALAEAAKPIKLGPPPPPSGGLPGTLNSDQARDTDLPLRERFYLQPLPPAEAAARAKESAQDIINLKPLIEKKQWPFVRDDLRLRASYLRYDLKTVINSKPKDEKKGLKDLTGKLFATIDGLDHAAKIKSPEEAEKYYTLTKSALGDVLAKLG from the exons ATGGCACAGGCAATGGCGTCCATGACCGGGCTGTCGCAGGGCGTGCAGCTGCCGGCCGGGCCCAGGCGCGCCGGCGGCAGGTCCAGGCTCGCCGTCGTCagggccgacgccgccgccgccgacgtccagaccggccgccgcgccgtgctcggcctcgtcgccaccgggatcgccggcggcgccctcgcGCAGGCGGCGCTCGCCGAGGCCGCCAAGCCCATCAAGCTCGGccccccgccaccgccctccGGTGGACTCC CTGGGACGCTGAACTCGGACCAGGCGAGGGACACGGACCTGCCGCTGAGGGAAAGGTTCTAcctgcagccgctgccgccggcggaggcggcggcgagggcgaaggAGTCGGCCCAGGACATCATCAACCTCAAGCCGCTCATCGAGAAGAAGCAGTGGCCGTTCGTCagggacgacctccgcctcagGGCCTCCTACCTGCGCTACGACCTCAAAACCGTCATCAACTCCAAGCCCAAGGACGAGAAGAAGGGCCTCAAGGACCTCACCGGCAAGCTCTTCGCCACCATTGACGGG CTTGACCATGCAGCCAAGATCAAGAGCCCCGAAGAGGCGGAGAAGTACTACACGTTGACCAAATCTGCTCTTGGCGATGTCCTCGCCAAGCTAGGCTAG